A single region of the Acidobacteriota bacterium genome encodes:
- a CDS encoding alpha/beta hydrolase: protein MTLIEVRNRCAALLLAFVLVPLPLAADDTNADVWDRVEHHTVKSGEIDIHYVTLGEGKPVLFLHGFPDLWYSWRHQMAALEGEFRTAAMDLRGYNRSGQPKQVEDYQMPLILGDVAAVIEDLGAPITLVGHDWGGAIAWRYAMTHPEQIERLVILNLTHPKGYANVIANATEAQRQNTQYARNFATSKPDGSPVPEGLLNRYASEGEKVAGHYREAFARSYWDGMLNYYRANYGQVAGGGEMPNLQMPVLQFHGLKDTAVDKDGLKNTWDWIDRDYTLVTVPSVGHWVQLEAADLVSSTMRAWLLARE, encoded by the coding sequence GTGACTCTGATCGAAGTTCGAAACCGGTGCGCGGCGCTGCTGCTCGCGTTCGTTCTGGTGCCACTTCCGCTTGCCGCCGACGACACGAACGCCGATGTCTGGGACCGTGTCGAGCACCATACGGTGAAGAGCGGTGAGATCGACATCCACTACGTCACTCTGGGCGAGGGCAAGCCAGTCCTCTTCCTTCACGGCTTCCCGGACCTCTGGTACTCCTGGCGGCACCAGATGGCGGCCCTCGAGGGTGAGTTCCGGACGGCGGCGATGGACCTGCGCGGATACAACCGGAGCGGACAGCCGAAACAGGTCGAGGACTACCAGATGCCGTTGATCCTGGGTGACGTCGCGGCCGTGATCGAGGATCTCGGTGCGCCGATCACCCTGGTGGGCCACGACTGGGGCGGTGCCATCGCCTGGCGCTACGCGATGACGCACCCGGAGCAGATCGAGCGCCTCGTGATCCTCAACCTGACCCATCCCAAGGGCTACGCGAACGTGATCGCGAACGCCACCGAAGCGCAGCGGCAGAACACGCAGTACGCGCGGAACTTCGCGACGTCGAAGCCGGACGGTAGCCCGGTGCCGGAAGGCCTTCTGAACCGCTACGCCAGCGAGGGCGAGAAGGTGGCCGGCCACTATCGGGAGGCCTTCGCCCGCTCCTACTGGGACGGCATGCTGAACTACTACCGGGCGAACTACGGCCAGGTTGCCGGCGGCGGCGAGATGCCGAACCTGCAGATGCCGGTGCTCCAGTTCCACGGCCTGAAGGACACGGCGGTGGACAAGGACGGGCTGAAGAACACCTGGGACTGGATCGACCGCGACTACACCCTGGTCACGGTGCCGTCGGTGGGCCACTGGGTCCAGTTGGAGGCTGCGGATCTCGTCTCGAGCACGATGCGCGCCTGGCTGCTGGCCAGGGAGTGA
- a CDS encoding NIPSNAP family protein, with amino-acid sequence MALGLIVACAPAEAPEAAGEQVAEESGPAREYYEIRRYRLSDEDSRQTVLDYLENALVPALNRAGIDRVGVFSVQPPAADEEALDPVDAMSVWAIIAFPGVDDFTGMKSTLEADAAYLEAAAPMYATPTREPIYERVESWFLHAFKGMPMMELPPQTAAGEDRIFELRLYESHNEDTARRKVHMFDNGEIDIMRDVDMAPLLYGELLIGANVPALVYILSAPDMESHREHWRAFGDHPEWKRMREMEMYRGTVSGIENVFLRPTGFSQI; translated from the coding sequence GTGGCTCTTGGCCTGATCGTCGCCTGCGCGCCGGCCGAAGCGCCGGAGGCGGCCGGCGAACAGGTCGCGGAGGAGAGCGGACCCGCCCGCGAGTACTACGAGATCCGCCGTTATCGGCTCTCCGACGAAGACAGCCGGCAGACCGTCCTCGACTATCTGGAGAACGCCCTGGTGCCAGCGCTGAACCGTGCAGGCATCGACCGGGTCGGCGTGTTTAGCGTCCAACCGCCCGCGGCGGACGAGGAGGCCCTCGATCCCGTGGACGCGATGTCCGTGTGGGCGATCATCGCGTTTCCCGGCGTTGACGACTTCACGGGCATGAAGTCCACGCTGGAAGCCGACGCGGCCTACCTGGAGGCCGCGGCGCCGATGTACGCCACGCCGACCCGGGAACCGATCTACGAACGGGTCGAGAGCTGGTTCCTGCACGCCTTCAAGGGCATGCCGATGATGGAGCTACCGCCGCAGACAGCGGCTGGCGAGGACCGGATCTTCGAACTCCGCCTGTACGAGAGCCACAACGAGGACACGGCGCGCCGCAAGGTCCACATGTTCGACAACGGCGAGATCGACATCATGCGGGATGTCGACATGGCGCCTCTCCTGTACGGCGAACTGCTGATCGGCGCGAACGTGCCGGCTCTCGTCTACATCCTGTCGGCGCCTGACATGGAGTCCCACCGCGAGCACTGGAGGGCCTTTGGCGACCACCCGGAGTGGAAGCGCATGCGCGAGATGGAGATGTACAGGGGCACGGTCTCGGGGATCGAGAACGTGTTCCTGCGGCCGACCGGCTTTTCCCAGATCTGA
- a CDS encoding prepilin-type N-terminal cleavage/methylation domain-containing protein, translating into MTGARSQTRERGFTLIELLIVVAIIGIISALLVPNLMTGLQNANQTRTQADMKSVGTAWMQWLTDQVSAAAAGSSTTPTFAWSEFTHADFSHADLSALLRPSNTFFYLQDVPERDGWNNPYRFGFAGSDKLLGTQVIGIWSGGRDGSATAQPESSYEIGAFPGTDFNQDLVWADGYWVRWPGSAAEAAEEGGD; encoded by the coding sequence ATGACTGGAGCGCGCTCCCAAACCCGCGAACGCGGATTCACCCTGATCGAACTGCTGATCGTCGTGGCGATCATCGGCATCATCTCCGCACTGCTGGTGCCGAACCTGATGACCGGACTCCAGAACGCGAACCAGACGCGGACCCAGGCCGACATGAAGAGTGTCGGCACCGCCTGGATGCAGTGGCTCACCGACCAGGTCAGCGCCGCCGCCGCCGGGTCGAGCACGACCCCGACGTTCGCCTGGAGCGAGTTCACCCACGCCGACTTCTCCCACGCCGATCTGTCGGCCCTGCTGAGGCCGTCGAATACCTTCTTCTACCTGCAGGACGTGCCCGAACGCGACGGCTGGAACAACCCCTACCGTTTCGGTTTCGCGGGCTCCGACAAGCTGCTCGGCACGCAGGTCATCGGCATCTGGAGCGGCGGGCGCGACGGCTCGGCCACCGCCCAACCTGAGTCGAGCTACGAGATCGGCGCCTTCCCGGGCACCGACTTCAACCAGGACCTCGTGTGGGCCGACGGCTACTGGGTGCGCTGGCCGGGCAGTGCGGCGGAGGCCGCCGAGGAAGGCGGCGACTAG
- a CDS encoding circularly permuted type 2 ATP-grasp protein has protein sequence MDFGFYDFDLAIYDEMFVADGEPREHCQAVYEALRNTPREELETIQERVTRSFSQEGITFTVYGEEEAEERIIPIDCVPRLLRLAEWRQLEAGLVQRIRALNLFLGDVYGDCRIVKDGVIPADVILDCPQYRPELRGVRVPNNVWVAVCGTDIVRTHGGFMVLEDNLRVPSGVSYMIANRKAVKAGLRRLYRTCRVQEIEHYGSQLRRTLGELAPDGRKDPSLALLTPGTYNSAFYEHMFLAQEIGAELVEGQDLLVNDGFVYMRTTSGLRRVDVIYRRVDDDFLDPLTFREDSLLGVPGLINAFRRGNVTLANAPGTGVADDKSVYAYVPDMVRYYLSEEPLLLNVETRLCRRPEDLEYTLDNLEHLVTKRVGESGGYGMLVGPHSTAEEREVFAEKLRADPADYISQPTLPLSRSPCLVEGRAEPRHVDLRPFVLTGAETRIVPGAFCRVALRRGSLVVNSSQGGGGKDLWVVDLEGS, from the coding sequence GTGGACTTCGGATTCTACGACTTCGATCTGGCGATCTACGACGAGATGTTCGTCGCGGACGGCGAACCGCGCGAACACTGCCAGGCGGTCTACGAGGCGCTGCGGAACACTCCCCGGGAAGAACTCGAGACGATCCAGGAGCGGGTGACCCGCTCCTTCTCGCAAGAGGGAATTACCTTCACCGTCTACGGCGAGGAGGAGGCCGAGGAGCGGATCATCCCGATCGACTGCGTCCCGCGCCTGCTCAGGCTCGCGGAGTGGCGCCAGCTCGAGGCCGGTCTGGTACAGCGCATCAGGGCGCTCAATCTCTTTCTCGGGGATGTCTACGGGGACTGCCGCATCGTCAAGGATGGCGTGATCCCGGCCGACGTGATTCTCGATTGTCCGCAGTATCGGCCGGAACTGCGCGGCGTCAGGGTGCCGAACAACGTCTGGGTGGCCGTCTGCGGGACGGACATCGTTCGTACCCACGGTGGCTTCATGGTGCTCGAGGACAACCTTCGGGTGCCGTCGGGCGTCTCCTACATGATCGCCAACCGCAAGGCGGTCAAGGCCGGGTTGCGTCGGCTCTACCGCACCTGCCGGGTGCAGGAGATCGAACACTACGGCAGTCAGCTACGGCGGACCCTGGGCGAGTTGGCGCCTGACGGCCGGAAGGATCCCAGTCTGGCGCTGCTCACTCCCGGTACCTATAACTCGGCGTTCTACGAACACATGTTCCTGGCCCAGGAGATCGGCGCGGAACTCGTGGAGGGGCAGGATCTGCTGGTCAATGACGGCTTTGTCTACATGCGCACCACCTCGGGCCTACGGCGGGTCGATGTGATCTATCGCCGGGTCGACGACGACTTTCTCGATCCGCTCACGTTTCGCGAGGACTCGCTGCTGGGCGTGCCGGGGCTGATCAACGCCTTCAGACGGGGCAACGTGACCCTGGCCAACGCACCGGGCACCGGCGTCGCCGACGACAAGAGCGTCTACGCCTACGTGCCCGACATGGTGCGGTACTACCTGAGCGAGGAACCGTTGCTTCTGAACGTCGAAACGCGCCTCTGCAGGCGTCCGGAAGACCTCGAGTACACGCTCGACAACCTGGAACATCTGGTCACAAAACGGGTCGGGGAGTCGGGCGGCTACGGCATGCTGGTGGGTCCCCACTCGACGGCGGAGGAGCGCGAGGTGTTCGCGGAGAAGCTCCGAGCCGATCCGGCCGACTACATCTCGCAGCCGACGCTGCCGCTGTCGCGGTCTCCATGTCTGGTAGAGGGCCGCGCGGAGCCGCGCCATGTCGACCTGCGTCCGTTCGTGCTGACGGGGGCCGAGACCCGGATCGTCCCGGGCGCTTTCTGCCGCGTGGCGTTGCGCCGCGGCAGCCTGGTCGTGAACTCGAGCCAGGGCGGCGGCGGCAAGGACCTTTGGGTCGTGGATCTCGAGGGCTCCTAG
- a CDS encoding alpha-E domain-containing protein: protein MLSRSAQGVYWMGRYLTRAQYLSHLLELHVQALVDRPVGEIHFGWRRIYRAMKRLPPPGEEWLPEADEFALADSFTLADDLTFDRTNPESVWSSLERGRENARQMRHCISAEMWTRLNRAYLWMRDLEAVDIWRTPEAFYSRTCNEIHNFIGVADATMYRGPAWRFMRLGRAIERIQLVVSLILAQTELSRRTRVPNLGWPSMLRAHRAAEAYSRIHGIEIQPDRVLDLLVADPLLPASLLSSLRAAAGELDAIETGPGVEADAAARRLSGRACALILYDWPEAEERDDLIRRVGECARDLHDAVLGAFVDYAIEDSPLR, encoded by the coding sequence GTGCTCTCCCGAAGTGCCCAGGGCGTCTACTGGATGGGGAGGTACCTGACCCGAGCGCAGTACCTGAGCCACCTCCTGGAACTGCACGTGCAGGCGCTCGTCGACCGGCCGGTGGGAGAGATCCACTTCGGCTGGAGGCGCATCTATCGCGCCATGAAGCGACTTCCGCCGCCGGGCGAGGAATGGCTGCCGGAAGCCGACGAATTCGCCCTCGCGGACTCCTTCACGCTGGCGGACGATCTGACCTTCGACCGGACGAATCCCGAGTCGGTCTGGAGCAGCCTGGAACGGGGCCGGGAGAACGCGCGCCAGATGCGCCACTGCATCAGCGCCGAGATGTGGACTCGTCTCAACCGGGCATATCTCTGGATGCGGGACCTGGAAGCCGTGGACATCTGGAGGACGCCGGAGGCCTTCTACTCCCGCACCTGCAATGAGATCCACAACTTCATCGGTGTTGCCGACGCGACGATGTATCGCGGCCCGGCATGGCGCTTCATGCGCCTCGGCCGCGCCATCGAACGCATCCAGCTTGTCGTGTCGCTGATCCTCGCTCAAACGGAACTCAGCCGGCGCACGCGGGTCCCCAATCTGGGTTGGCCGAGCATGCTGCGTGCGCATCGCGCGGCCGAGGCCTACAGCCGGATCCACGGAATCGAGATTCAGCCCGACCGCGTCCTCGATCTGCTGGTCGCCGACCCGTTGCTGCCTGCTTCGCTTCTCTCCTCGCTGCGGGCGGCGGCGGGGGAACTCGACGCCATCGAGACGGGTCCCGGCGTCGAGGCCGACGCGGCGGCACGGCGGCTGTCAGGCCGCGCCTGCGCCCTCATCCTCTATGACTGGCCGGAGGCGGAGGAGCGGGACGACCTGATAAGGCGGGTGGGCGAGTGCGCGCGTGATCTGCACGACGCGGTTCTGGGAGCCTTCGTCGACTACGCCATCGAGGACTCGCCGCTGCGTTGA
- a CDS encoding transglutaminase family protein — MRYEIEHRTRYVYPEQVRGCVLTLCLEPVPTDGQRVLEFEIETRPAASLSPEQDGFGNRRHVLNVHRRHPELTIISRLEVERDPGSLPAAAGGWEEIRSLREAPEHWHLLRPSRLARPSRALEDFAGCHNLHPGDDPMASLVGLSDRLHRSFAYQPGSTSADSPIEHVLESGRGVCQDYAHVMIAIARSWGVPSRYVSGYLHTTGVPGEQTVASGSHAWVECRLPGAGWVGFDPTNATFSDERHIRVAAGRDYADVSPISGVFQGTGDAKIEVDVIVKAVDPRELEEKVSGRNRRQRG; from the coding sequence ATGCGCTACGAGATCGAGCACAGGACGCGCTACGTGTATCCGGAGCAGGTGCGCGGTTGCGTGCTGACGCTCTGCCTGGAGCCGGTCCCCACGGATGGGCAGCGGGTGCTGGAGTTCGAGATCGAGACCCGACCCGCCGCGTCACTGAGCCCCGAGCAGGACGGTTTCGGAAACCGTCGCCACGTCCTCAACGTTCACCGGCGGCACCCCGAGCTGACGATCATCTCGCGCCTCGAGGTCGAACGGGACCCCGGATCCTTGCCTGCGGCGGCCGGCGGTTGGGAGGAGATCCGGTCTCTGCGAGAGGCTCCGGAACACTGGCACCTGCTTCGACCGAGCCGGCTCGCGAGGCCGTCGCGAGCTCTCGAGGACTTCGCTGGGTGCCACAATCTCCACCCGGGAGACGATCCGATGGCGAGTCTGGTTGGACTATCGGATAGGCTCCACCGCAGTTTCGCCTACCAACCGGGCAGCACGTCGGCCGATTCTCCGATCGAGCACGTCCTGGAGTCCGGTCGGGGCGTCTGCCAAGACTACGCGCACGTCATGATTGCCATCGCCCGCTCCTGGGGAGTGCCGTCCCGATACGTATCCGGCTACCTGCACACGACCGGCGTCCCCGGCGAGCAGACGGTGGCGTCCGGCAGTCATGCCTGGGTGGAATGCCGGTTGCCGGGTGCCGGCTGGGTCGGCTTCGACCCCACCAATGCGACCTTCAGTGATGAGCGCCACATTCGTGTGGCGGCGGGACGGGACTACGCCGACGTCTCGCCGATCAGCGGCGTGTTCCAGGGTACCGGGGATGCCAAGATCGAGGTGGATGTGATAGTGAAAGCAGTCGATCCTCGGGAGTTAGAGGAAAAAGTGAGCGGAAGGAACAGGAGGCAGAGAGGATGA
- a CDS encoding STAS domain-containing protein encodes MNVQAEHHDGVLLAKVEGRVDSSNSQDFERQLQAAIGDDVGAVVMDLAQLAYISSAGLRVVLLVAKTLGQRNVSISLCSLSDPVQSVFEISGFNRIIQIYDNQADALAAAGK; translated from the coding sequence ATGAACGTCCAGGCTGAGCATCACGACGGAGTTCTCTTGGCGAAGGTCGAAGGCCGCGTCGACAGCTCGAACTCCCAGGACTTCGAGCGCCAGTTGCAGGCTGCCATCGGCGATGACGTCGGGGCCGTGGTGATGGACCTCGCTCAGCTCGCATACATCAGCAGTGCCGGCTTGAGGGTTGTCCTCCTGGTGGCCAAGACCCTGGGCCAGCGCAACGTGAGCATCTCCCTGTGCTCGCTCTCCGATCCTGTTCAGTCGGTCTTCGAGATCAGCGGCTTCAACCGCATCATCCAGATCTACGACAACCAGGCTGACGCCCTGGCCGCTGCCGGAAAGTAG
- a CDS encoding SpoIIE family protein phosphatase, with the protein MSDRASARAARRANPDYRILVVDDEPDLERLVRQRMRRHIRSGRYGFEFAGNGIEALEKLAQNRDIDIVLSDINMPKMDGLTLLQQIPEVNADIRSVIVSAYGDMENIRTAMNRGAFDFVTKPIDFADLQVTIDRTLKHLDEWRAALASRDKLVALQNELDVATKIQQSILPDKFPHAEGCEVFGCMEAARNVGGDFFDVIRLEEGRLGLAVADVSDKGVPAALFMMSSRTLLKGAAVGVGDPGSVLSEVNDLLNEANDASMFVTVFYGVYDPATKVLTFSNGGHNPPLVVHADGSSEELALTGGIALGAIPEFEFGQASVQLRPGDLVVFFTDGVTEAINVEDEEFGLEAVQALFADGEPRSAREAAEMILQAVRDFAGEAPQFDDLTCMTLRVADE; encoded by the coding sequence ATGTCCGACAGAGCGAGTGCCCGAGCCGCGCGCAGGGCCAATCCCGACTACAGGATCCTGGTCGTGGACGACGAGCCGGATCTGGAACGGCTCGTGAGGCAGCGCATGCGCCGTCACATCCGCTCGGGTCGCTACGGCTTCGAGTTCGCCGGCAACGGCATCGAGGCGCTCGAGAAGCTCGCCCAGAACAGGGACATCGACATCGTCCTCTCGGACATCAACATGCCGAAGATGGACGGTCTGACCCTTTTGCAGCAGATCCCCGAGGTGAACGCGGACATCCGCTCCGTCATCGTTTCGGCGTACGGCGACATGGAGAACATCCGCACGGCGATGAACCGCGGTGCCTTCGACTTCGTCACGAAGCCGATCGACTTCGCGGATCTCCAGGTCACGATCGATCGCACGCTCAAGCACCTGGACGAGTGGCGCGCGGCGCTGGCGTCGAGGGACAAGCTGGTGGCGCTCCAGAACGAGCTGGATGTAGCGACCAAGATCCAGCAGTCGATCCTGCCGGACAAGTTCCCCCACGCCGAGGGCTGCGAGGTGTTCGGCTGCATGGAGGCCGCACGCAACGTCGGTGGAGACTTCTTCGACGTGATCCGCCTCGAAGAGGGCCGCCTCGGGCTTGCCGTCGCCGACGTCTCGGACAAGGGGGTTCCCGCGGCCCTGTTCATGATGTCGAGCCGCACCCTGCTCAAGGGCGCGGCCGTCGGAGTCGGCGATCCGGGATCGGTCCTGTCGGAAGTGAACGATCTGCTGAACGAGGCGAACGACGCTTCGATGTTCGTGACGGTCTTCTACGGCGTGTACGACCCCGCGACGAAGGTGCTGACGTTCTCCAACGGCGGCCACAACCCTCCGCTGGTGGTTCACGCCGACGGCAGTTCCGAGGAACTCGCACTGACTGGCGGCATCGCCCTGGGTGCGATCCCGGAGTTCGAGTTCGGCCAGGCCAGCGTTCAACTCAGGCCCGGGGACCTGGTCGTGTTCTTCACCGATGGCGTGACGGAGGCGATCAACGTCGAGGACGAGGAGTTCGGCCTGGAGGCAGTCCAGGCGCTGTTCGCGGACGGCGAGCCCCGGAGTGCCCGGGAGGCCGCCGAGATGATCCTGCAGGCGGTGCGCGACTTCGCCGGTGAGGCGCCGCAGTTCGATGACCTGACCTGCATGACCCTGCGTGTTGCTGACGAGTGA
- a CDS encoding ATP-binding protein translates to MSATRTLRVPNRIEELPEVSEAVEALGQEEDWAPDVSYAVVLALEEVATNVVRHGGGEEGTSEIEVEVISTDEEVRVEVRDSGKPFDPFHDAPEPDIDAALEDRQIGGLGVHFVKVLMDEASYRREDGRNHVTMVKRRS, encoded by the coding sequence GTGAGCGCCACCCGCACACTGCGTGTCCCCAACCGGATCGAGGAGCTTCCGGAGGTCTCGGAGGCCGTGGAGGCGCTCGGTCAGGAGGAGGACTGGGCGCCGGATGTCTCCTACGCCGTCGTTCTGGCGCTCGAGGAAGTGGCGACGAACGTGGTTCGCCACGGCGGCGGCGAGGAAGGGACCAGCGAGATCGAAGTCGAGGTCATCTCGACGGACGAGGAGGTCCGGGTCGAGGTGCGCGACAGCGGCAAGCCGTTCGATCCCTTCCACGACGCGCCCGAGCCGGATATCGATGCCGCGCTCGAGGATCGACAGATCGGCGGCCTGGGCGTTCACTTTGTCAAGGTGCTGATGGACGAGGCGTCCTACCGGCGCGAGGACGGCCGGAACCACGTGACGATGGTCAAGCGCCGAAGTTGA
- a CDS encoding ABC transporter substrate-binding protein — protein sequence MALTAAAWAATMVLAPVRIAAQPEVPGVSAERVLFGQSAAFSGPAAELGRGMRLGIEAAFKEANDAGGVHGRRLELHSLDDGYEPEAAIENTRLLIEEENVFALVGGVGTPTSRSAVPVADEAGVPYIAPFTGAGFLRQEPHVINLRASYAQETEEMVERLTRDLGVERIAVVIQNDSFGRAGLAGVRAAFDKRGMEAVAIGVYPRNTTAVKTAIVDIEVGEPEAVIIVGAYQPVASLIAWTRHIGLDPVFMTLSFVGSNALAEELGPRGAGVYVTQVVPFPTARNSRVAAAYRRALRAHTAGAEPGFVSFEGYLAGRLVIEALERCGPNVDRDLFIQTLKVAGSIDLDGFRLVFGDEDNQGSDAVFLTVIDERGRYRPATRLEGAVKR from the coding sequence GTGGCCCTGACCGCGGCCGCCTGGGCCGCGACGATGGTTCTGGCGCCGGTCCGGATCGCCGCGCAACCGGAGGTTCCCGGCGTATCGGCCGAACGGGTGCTGTTCGGTCAGTCCGCCGCGTTCAGCGGCCCGGCAGCAGAACTCGGCAGGGGCATGCGGCTGGGCATCGAGGCGGCGTTCAAGGAGGCGAACGATGCCGGTGGCGTCCACGGCCGCCGGCTGGAGCTGCACTCGCTCGACGACGGCTATGAGCCTGAGGCGGCGATCGAGAACACGCGGCTGCTGATCGAGGAGGAGAACGTGTTCGCCCTGGTTGGCGGTGTCGGTACGCCGACGTCGCGCTCCGCGGTCCCTGTGGCGGACGAGGCGGGCGTGCCTTACATCGCTCCCTTCACCGGCGCGGGCTTTCTCCGTCAGGAGCCCCACGTGATCAACCTGAGAGCCTCCTACGCCCAGGAGACGGAGGAGATGGTGGAGCGCCTGACCAGGGATCTCGGCGTCGAGCGGATCGCGGTCGTCATCCAGAACGACTCCTTCGGACGCGCCGGCCTGGCGGGGGTTCGCGCGGCGTTCGACAAGCGTGGGATGGAGGCGGTCGCGATCGGCGTCTACCCGCGCAACACGACCGCCGTCAAGACTGCGATCGTCGACATCGAGGTTGGAGAGCCGGAGGCCGTGATCATCGTAGGCGCCTATCAGCCGGTCGCCAGCCTGATCGCCTGGACGCGGCACATTGGCCTCGATCCGGTGTTCATGACGCTCTCCTTCGTGGGCAGCAATGCCCTGGCGGAGGAACTGGGGCCACGAGGCGCCGGCGTCTACGTCACCCAGGTCGTCCCTTTTCCGACCGCCCGGAACTCGAGAGTCGCCGCCGCCTACCGTCGAGCGCTGCGCGCTCATACGGCCGGCGCCGAACCCGGCTTCGTCTCGTTCGAGGGATACCTGGCCGGACGCCTCGTGATCGAAGCGCTCGAGCGGTGCGGTCCGAACGTCGACCGCGACCTCTTCATCCAGACCTTGAAGGTCGCGGGCTCCATCGATCTGGACGGCTTCCGGCTCGTGTTCGGTGACGAGGACAACCAGGGTTCGGACGCCGTGTTCCTGACCGTGATCGACGAACGCGGCCGGTATCGGCCGGCGACCCGGCTTGAAGGTGCCGTGAAGCGGTGA